Genomic DNA from Alicyclobacillus fastidiosus:
GGGACAGCATGACTGCCAGTATTCTTGCGGCCATTCAGATATTTTTTGCGATTGTGATCGGCCTCTACTTTTGGAACCTTCTCAAGTCGCAAAACCACAATAAGCACGCAATTGAGCGTGAGTCTCGCAAAGAGCTGGACAAGTTGCGGCGGATGCGGGCGATTTCGTTGACCGTGCCACTTGCCGAGAAGACGCGTCCGGAGACGATCGACGACATGATCGGTCAACGCGATGGGATCAAAGCGCTGCGAGCGGCACTTTGTGGGCCAAATCCACAGCACGTGATCGTTTACGGTCCTCCTGGGGTAGGGAAGACGGCGGCCGCTCGGGTCATTCTTGAGGAAGCTAAGAAGAATACGCAGTCGCCGTTTCGTCCCGACGCCAAATTTATCGAACTCGACGCCACAACGGCTAGGTTCGATGAGCGAGGGATCGCGGACCCGCTGATTGGCTCGGTGCACGACCCAATCTACCAGGGGGCGGGCGCGATGGGGGTTGCCGGTATTCCACAGCCGAAGCCTGGCGCTGTGACCAAGGCCCATGGCGGCGTCCTCTTTATCGACGAAATTGGCGAGTTGCACCCCATCCAACTGAACAAGTTGCTCAAGGTGCTGGAAGATCGGAAAGTGTTCTTAGAGAGCGCGTATTACAGCAGTGAAGATCAGAATATCCCGATGCACGTGCACGATATCTTTCAAAATGGCTTGCCAGCAGACTTTCGTCTCGTGGGTGCGACGACGCGGTCACCTGAGGATTTGCCACCCGCCATTCGATCCCGCTGTGTAGAGATCTTCTTCCGTTCCCTCTCGCAGTCGGAGATCTATGACGTAGTCCTCGGCGCGGCGGAGAAACTCGAGATGCCACTCGCGGAGAATGTCGCCACGGAGATCACGCAGTACGCGACGAACGGCCGCGATGCCGTCAATATCGTACAGGTGGCGGGCAGTGTCGCACTTGCAGACGGTCGAACAGAGATTGGTCTGGAGGACGTCGAGTGGGTGATTCAGTTTAGTAACATCAGTCCGCGACCGGATCGGAAGATTCCTACTGAGCCCCAGATCGGTGTCGTCAATGGGCTGGCTGTCTACGGGCCACAGAGCGGCTTGCTGCTTGAAATCGAAGTCACGGCTGAGCAGGCTGATGCAGGCCAAGGGCGACTGACGATCACAGGGTTGGTTGAAGAGGAGACCATCGGCAGTCGCGAACGGAGCATGCGGCGCAAGAGTATGGCGAAAGGCTCGCTCGACAACGTGATGACGACGCTCAAGCGCGTTCTCAAGGTAGATCCGAGCGACTATCACATCCACATCAACTTCCCCGGCGGCATGCCAGTCGATGGGCCGAGTGCAGGTGTGGCGATGGCAGTGGCGATCTATTCGGCCATCATGAAGCGCCCTGTTTTGAATACGATCGCGATGACGGGGGAACTCTCCATCCGTGGTCTTGTTCGTCCCGTAGGCGGCGTGCCGGCGAAGGTCAGCGCCGCGGTAGAAGCGGGTGCGACAGTGGTGCTCGTGCCGAAGGCCAACTGGCAGGAGACGTTCCGCCACGTCGAAGGTGCGACGGTCGTGCCTGTGGAACGGGTGGAGGACGCGCTTCGGTTTGCGCTTGTGGGCGGGATCGAAGAGGACTACGCAAAGGCCCCGACAGAGGTTGTACCGGGGCAGATAAGCAGTGGATTGACGTCGGCACAAGGATAGAGAGTGGTGAGTGAACCGGCGCGATTAGACTTCGCGATTTCCTTTCTGTACAATTGAGACCAATCCACGGGGAGAGCTATGGAGGTGAGGAGTTGGCTGCAGAAGAAGAACATGGGCCACTCGAAGAACAAGGAACTTATCCTCTGTTGCCGTTGCGCGGTTTGTTGGTCTATCCTTCGATGGTGCTCCATTTTGATGTAGGGCGTCCGAAGTCGGTGAAGGCCTTGGAGCAAGCGATGGTCGATGACAACTTGATCGTTCTCGCCTCACAGGAAGACGGTCAAGTGGATGAACCGGAAGTAGATGACTTATATCGTGTGGGCACCTTGGCTCGGGTCAAGCAGATGATGAAACTGCCGAACGGGACCATCCGCGTATTGGTCGAGGGGCTGTCGCGCGCACAGATCATAGATTTTGTGAACGACGAGGCGTATTTCGAAGTCGAGGTCTCGTTGTACAACGAGCCGGATGACGCCAAGGCGAACGCGGAGATGCAGGCCATGATGCGGTCCGTCTCGCAGCAATTCGAACAGTACGTGAAGCTGTCTCGAAAGTTGGATCAGGAGACGTACGCGGCAGTGGTCGACATCGACCATCCTGGACGGTTTGCCGATATGGTCGCATCGCACTTGCCATTGAAGGTACGGGAAAAGCAGGACATTCTAGAGGCGTTTGACATTCAGTACCGCCTCGAGAGACTCCTGCAGATTCTCTCTGACGAGCGCGAAGTGCTGGAGTTGGAGCGCAAAATTCACCAACGCGTTCGCAAGCAGATGGAAAAGACGCAAAAGGAATATTATTTGCGGGAGCAGATGAAGGCGATCCAGCGCGAGCTCGGGGACAAGGAAGGTCGGGCGTCGGAGATCGACGAATTGCGCAGCAAATTGGACGCCAAGAAGCTGCCGCCTGACGTGCACGAAAAGGTGGACAAGGAGATCAGCCGTCTCGAACGGATACCGGCTGCTTCTGCGGAAGGCACGGTGGCTCGTTCGTACATCGATTGGTTGTTGGCGCTTCCGTGGACGGAACGCGCGAACGCTGTCATCGATTTGGGCCGCGCCGAGCGCGTGTTGGATGAAGAGCATTACGGGATGGAGAAGATCAAGGAGCGCATTCTCGAGTTCATCGCGGTGCAGAAACTCGTCAACAAGCAGGCGGGACCGATCATCTGTCTGGCAGGACCGCCGGGGGTCGGCAAGACGTCGTTGGCGAGGTCGATTGCGACGTCGTTGAAGCGGCCATTTGTTCGCGTGTCGTTGGGTGGTGTGCGCGATGATGCGGAGATTCGGGGTCACCGCAGGACGTACATCGGGGCGATGCCAGGGCGGATCATCCAAGGGATGAAGCAGGCAGAAGTGAAGAATCCGGTATTTCTGCTCGACGAGATCGACAAAATGGCGAGTGACTTCCGGGGAGATCCGGCTGCTGCCATGCTCGAGGTGTTAGATCCGGAGCAGAACAGCACGTTCTCAGACCATTACGTCGAGATTCCGTTTGATCTGTCCGACGTGATGTTCATCACGACTGCGAACAATCTGTATCAGATCCCGGGACCTCTGCGCGACCGCATGGAGGTCATTCAGCTCGCCGGGTACACGGAGGACGAGAAACTTCACATCGCCAAACTCCACCTGTTGCCCAAACAGCGTGAGAATCACGCGTTGAAGGGGGATAAAATCCGCGTCTCGGACGACGTCTTGCTTGAAATCATTCGCCACTACACGCGCGAAGCGGGTGTGCGTCAGCTCAATCGACTGATTGCCACCGTGTGTCGCAAGTGTGCGAGGATGATCGCCGCCGGCGAAAGCAAGCGCATTACGGTTACGTCGAATCTGCTGCGCACGTTCCTCGGTCCCCACAAGTTGGAGTACGGGCGCATTGAGGAAAAGGATGAAGTCGGCGTAGTCGCGGGCCTCGCTTGGACTGAAATGGGTGGTGACTTGCTGACCGTCGAAGTGTCTGTCGTCCCAGGCAATGGCAAGGTCAAGCTGACGGGACAGCTTGGAGACGTGATGAAGGAGAGTGCGCAAACAGCGCTGTCCTACATTCGTTCGCGGGCGACACAACTACATATCCCGGCCGACTTTCACGAGAAGGTGGACATCCACATTCACGTGCCAGAGGGTGCCATCCCGAAGGACGGCCCGTCAGCAGGCATCACCATGGCGACGGCCATCGCATCTGCTTTGACGAATCGACCGGTTCACCACGACGTGGCGATGACGGGCGAGGTGACGCTTCGCGGCCGCGTGTTGCCGATCGGTGGGCTGAAGGAGAAGAGTTTGGCCGCTCATCGCGCGGGTATTCGGACCATCGTCATTCCGCAAGGAAACGAGAAGGATTTGGAAGATATCCCCGAATTGGTGCGGGAACAAGTGGAGTTTAAGCCAGTGTCGCAGATGGACGCCGTGCTCGACATCGCACTCGGGACCGAAGCGACGCTCGACGAGCGCCACCCCTTGCACAATGAAGCGTGGTTTGCAGACCTCTTCGCGGAGGATAAATATTCTGGAGAGGGAACACATCAGTGATCATCCATAACTCGACGTTTGAAATCAGCGCAGTTCGCCCCAGCCAGTGGCCGGAGGGCGGACTGCCTGAATTTGCGTTTATTGGGCGCAGTAATGTGGGCAAATCTACATTGCTCAACCGGTTGCTCAATCGAAAGAACTTAGCACGCGTGTCATCGCAGCCAGGGAAGACTAGACAGATCAACTTCTTCGCTATCAACGAACAATTTCGGTTTGTTGATTTGCCTGGGTACGGATATGCGGCCGTCAGTAAACGGGAGCGGTCGGAGTTTGCGTCGATGATCGACAAGTATCTTCTGGAACGCGAACCCCTGTGCCGGATCGTCCAGTTGGTCGACATCCGCCATGAGCCGTCGAAGGACGACGTTGCGGTTCACGAGGGCCTGGCACAGTTGGATGTTCCGCTTGTCGTCGTCGCGACCAAGCTGGACAAGATCGGAAAGTCGCAAGTACCGTCGCACGTCAAAAAGATCCGCCAGACACTTCAGGCTAACGTCCCTATCTACCCAGTCTCTGCCGAAAAGAGACTTGGGTTGGACGAGCTGTGGGCACTCTTTGAGTCCGATCTTGCGGAGTGGTCTGAGCAAGAGGAATTGACATAGAGCTTTCACACATGCTAGTCCACCAGACATGATCTCATTTTGTACAGGTGCTATAATATCGTGTGGAAAGAAAGGGGGACGTGCAATGCACATCGTGGTACTGGGCATGAATCACAAAACGGCCAGTGTCGAATTGCGAGAGCGGGTCAGTTTGGGCGAAGCCGCCCTCGACCGACTGCTGCAAGAACTGCGGGATTCGCGCACCGTGATGGAGAGCGTTGTTCTGTCTACCTGCAACCGCACGGAGTTGTATGCACTCGTCAACAGCATTCGCGCTGGACAGGACTATTTACTTACGCTATTTGCCGGTATGGCCGGTCTCGATAAATCACTTGTGGAATCGTCTACTTATTTTATTCAAGGTGAGCGAGCAGTAGCACACGCAATGCAGGTCGCATCCGGTCTCGACTCGGTCGTCGTCGGCGAGACGCAAATCCTCGGTCAGATGCGCACCGCGTTTCAAACCGCGTTTGAAGCGGGAAACACAGGGGCCATGTTCAATCGATTGTTCCGCGAAGTCATTCACGTGGGCAAGCGCGCGCAGGCTGAGACGGCGATCGGTCAGAGCCCGGTGTCCGTCAGCTACGCCGCCGTTCAGCTCGCAGCCAAGTTTTTTGGAGATATGAGCGGGCGAAGGGCTTTGGTCGTGGGTGCCGGGCACATGGGGGAATTGGCGCTGATGCACTTGCACGCGCTTGGGGTTCAACACCTGGTCGTCGCAAACCGCACGCTTGAGCGAGCGCAATCGCTCGCAGAAAATGTGTCCGCTCAAGTGATGCCGCTCTCGGACGTGGCGCGTGCACTCGCGCAGTTCGACGTCGTCATCACCGCAACTGGGGCGCCTGGATTTATGATTCAAGCTCCAGATGTAGAGCGCGCGATGAAGATGCGCAAGCACCAATCGATGGTGCTCTTGGATATCGCCATGCCCCGGGACATCGACCCAGCGGTGAACTCGTTGTCAGGCGCCTATCTTTACGACGTCGACGATCTCGACGGCGTCATCGAGGCCAACCTGCAGGAGCGCAGACGCCAAGCCGCGGTCGTCAAAACGATGATCGCCGAATCGGTAGATGCGTTTTCGAAGTGGCTGACTGAGCAGGAAGTCGTGCCGCTCATCTCGGCGCTGCGCGACAAAGGCCTGTCCATCCAGCGGGATGTCATGGACAGCCTGTTGCGGAAGTTGCCAGATCTGAGCGAGCGCGATCGCAAGGTATTGAACAAGCACACGATGAGCATCGTCAATCAAATTCTGCGAGATCCGATTCAAAACGTCAAAGAGCTTGCGATGGCATCGGGAGACGCGGAATACGTCAACCTGTTTGCGCAGCTGTTTGGCATTGATGAATCGGCTTTGCAGTCGCAGGGGTTATCGCTCGAAGGCGGTTCGTCCAACGCCGCTGCACAGGGCTCGTTTGTTGAGCTCTTTCAGCGCATGCGTGGTGAGGCAAAGCGCCTGACAGAAGACAAAAGGGCATTACACCCAGTCCTTCGGTGATGAACTTGTGGTGGACACGCCTGTTATACGATGCCATCATCGTGTCCTATGCCGTCAGTTTAACGCTATTTTTCAGCGACGTGCTGCAACCTCGCCGGGCGTTTAATCGGTCGGCCGTGGTGTTGCTGTTCGTCGCTTTCTTGTGTACGACGGGCCTGCTCTTCGTCAGATTCCGGGCGATTCACGCGTTTCCAGCCTATACGAGGTCGGATCTGATGCTGTTCATCGCCTGGATCATGCTGGTCACGACACTGGTGTTGGACACGTTTTTCCCAATTGGGCTTGTGCTGTTTTTCGCCAATGTGGTCGGTTTTTTTATCTTGTTGTTCGCTGGCTACCGACAGGGCTCCGACGTCTCGCGCTGGTTCCCAAACCAGGACCTCCTGTTGTTGCACATCATTCTGGCGATGGTGAGCGAGACTGCACTCGCGTTTTCGTTTGCGTTTGCCGTGATGCACCTGTTGCAGGAGAGTAACTTGCGGTACAAGCGGTGGAATCGATGGTTTCTGTTGCTTCCGCCGCTCGCGAAAATTGAGAGTTTGTGTCTCGTCACGACGGCGATTGGCTTCTTCCTGCTTTTTGCGGCCATGGCTGTAGGCGACGTCTGGGGCAAACTCGTGCTTCACGAGTGGATCGTCTGGTCGGCAAAGACCATCGCGACGTTCGTCATTTGGGTCATGTACGGCGTATTCCTGTTTTTGCGCGTGCGAAACTCAGGGACCACTCGGGGATTGGTCATATTTCAAGTGATTTGCTTTATTGCGACCGTTATCAACCTCGGGGCAATCGGTCACATTCTACCAGGACATCAACAGGTTTCTCCGTAAAGAGAGGGAGTTTCATGAGAACGATTCGAGTTGCTTCACGACGCAGCCAATTGGCCATGACACAGACAAATTGGGTAATCGCAGAACTCCAGGCTCGCCGGCCGGACTGGACGTTTGAAATCGTGCCGATCACGACCAAGGGGGACCAAATTCTCGACGTGACCCTTTCGAAGGTAGGCGGCAAGGGCCTGTTCGTCTCCGAGATCGAAGACGTTTTGACTGCAGAGCACGCGGATCTGGCTGTACATAGTCTCAAAGACGTGCCCTATGAGCTCGCGCAAGGACTCGTGCTCGCAGGCATTCCACTTCGGGCCGACCCGCGCGACGCATTGATTTCGCACGATGGGCGATCGCTCTCCCAACTGCCGGCGGGATCGATTGTGGGCACGTCGAGCCTTCGCCGTGCGGCACAGTTGCAGGCGTTGCGTCCCGACTTGCGGATTGAACCCCTGCGCGGCAATATTGACTCGCGACTTCGCCGCGTGGCAGAAGGGGAGTTCGCGGCCATCATCCTGGCGGCCGCAGGTCTGTCGCGGATGGGATGGCAGGATAAGATCACGGAGTATTTGGATCCCGAGGATTTTATCCCTGCCGTCGGCCAAGGGATCTTGGGTGTCGAATGCCGAGCGAAGGATGACGAACTCGTCCAGGAACTCGGCAAGTGGACGGATCAAAATACGGCTGACTGTGCCGCGGCAGAGCGCACTCTGCTCACAGAACTGCAGGGAAGCTGCCAGGTCCCTATCGCGGGTTACGCGCGGCGGAATGGCGCAGGAGATTTGACGCTTACTGGCTTCGTGGCTAATCCGCAGGGGCCAGGCAGCCTTCGCTTTGAAGCCACCGGGATGGAGGATCCGAGTGCCTTAGGGAGCATCGTCGCGCAAACGCTGTTGCAACGGGGTGCAGGCGACTATCTACGAGCAGCAAGCGAGGGTTGAATGATGAGGGCTGATTGGTCCGTCGTGATCACCCAATCTGGGGAGCGCGGGCTCGGTCTCGTCCGCCGTTTAGAGGAGCTCGGGGTTCGGGCCGTTCACTGGCCTTTGATCTCCA
This window encodes:
- the lonB gene encoding ATP-dependent protease LonB, yielding MTASILAAIQIFFAIVIGLYFWNLLKSQNHNKHAIERESRKELDKLRRMRAISLTVPLAEKTRPETIDDMIGQRDGIKALRAALCGPNPQHVIVYGPPGVGKTAAARVILEEAKKNTQSPFRPDAKFIELDATTARFDERGIADPLIGSVHDPIYQGAGAMGVAGIPQPKPGAVTKAHGGVLFIDEIGELHPIQLNKLLKVLEDRKVFLESAYYSSEDQNIPMHVHDIFQNGLPADFRLVGATTRSPEDLPPAIRSRCVEIFFRSLSQSEIYDVVLGAAEKLEMPLAENVATEITQYATNGRDAVNIVQVAGSVALADGRTEIGLEDVEWVIQFSNISPRPDRKIPTEPQIGVVNGLAVYGPQSGLLLEIEVTAEQADAGQGRLTITGLVEEETIGSRERSMRRKSMAKGSLDNVMTTLKRVLKVDPSDYHIHINFPGGMPVDGPSAGVAMAVAIYSAIMKRPVLNTIAMTGELSIRGLVRPVGGVPAKVSAAVEAGATVVLVPKANWQETFRHVEGATVVPVERVEDALRFALVGGIEEDYAKAPTEVVPGQISSGLTSAQG
- the lon gene encoding endopeptidase La, whose protein sequence is MAAEEEHGPLEEQGTYPLLPLRGLLVYPSMVLHFDVGRPKSVKALEQAMVDDNLIVLASQEDGQVDEPEVDDLYRVGTLARVKQMMKLPNGTIRVLVEGLSRAQIIDFVNDEAYFEVEVSLYNEPDDAKANAEMQAMMRSVSQQFEQYVKLSRKLDQETYAAVVDIDHPGRFADMVASHLPLKVREKQDILEAFDIQYRLERLLQILSDEREVLELERKIHQRVRKQMEKTQKEYYLREQMKAIQRELGDKEGRASEIDELRSKLDAKKLPPDVHEKVDKEISRLERIPAASAEGTVARSYIDWLLALPWTERANAVIDLGRAERVLDEEHYGMEKIKERILEFIAVQKLVNKQAGPIICLAGPPGVGKTSLARSIATSLKRPFVRVSLGGVRDDAEIRGHRRTYIGAMPGRIIQGMKQAEVKNPVFLLDEIDKMASDFRGDPAAAMLEVLDPEQNSTFSDHYVEIPFDLSDVMFITTANNLYQIPGPLRDRMEVIQLAGYTEDEKLHIAKLHLLPKQRENHALKGDKIRVSDDVLLEIIRHYTREAGVRQLNRLIATVCRKCARMIAAGESKRITVTSNLLRTFLGPHKLEYGRIEEKDEVGVVAGLAWTEMGGDLLTVEVSVVPGNGKVKLTGQLGDVMKESAQTALSYIRSRATQLHIPADFHEKVDIHIHVPEGAIPKDGPSAGITMATAIASALTNRPVHHDVAMTGEVTLRGRVLPIGGLKEKSLAAHRAGIRTIVIPQGNEKDLEDIPELVREQVEFKPVSQMDAVLDIALGTEATLDERHPLHNEAWFADLFAEDKYSGEGTHQ
- the yihA gene encoding ribosome biogenesis GTP-binding protein YihA/YsxC, whose product is MIIHNSTFEISAVRPSQWPEGGLPEFAFIGRSNVGKSTLLNRLLNRKNLARVSSQPGKTRQINFFAINEQFRFVDLPGYGYAAVSKRERSEFASMIDKYLLEREPLCRIVQLVDIRHEPSKDDVAVHEGLAQLDVPLVVVATKLDKIGKSQVPSHVKKIRQTLQANVPIYPVSAEKRLGLDELWALFESDLAEWSEQEELT
- the hemA gene encoding glutamyl-tRNA reductase; the protein is MHIVVLGMNHKTASVELRERVSLGEAALDRLLQELRDSRTVMESVVLSTCNRTELYALVNSIRAGQDYLLTLFAGMAGLDKSLVESSTYFIQGERAVAHAMQVASGLDSVVVGETQILGQMRTAFQTAFEAGNTGAMFNRLFREVIHVGKRAQAETAIGQSPVSVSYAAVQLAAKFFGDMSGRRALVVGAGHMGELALMHLHALGVQHLVVANRTLERAQSLAENVSAQVMPLSDVARALAQFDVVITATGAPGFMIQAPDVERAMKMRKHQSMVLLDIAMPRDIDPAVNSLSGAYLYDVDDLDGVIEANLQERRRQAAVVKTMIAESVDAFSKWLTEQEVVPLISALRDKGLSIQRDVMDSLLRKLPDLSERDRKVLNKHTMSIVNQILRDPIQNVKELAMASGDAEYVNLFAQLFGIDESALQSQGLSLEGGSSNAAAQGSFVELFQRMRGEAKRLTEDKRALHPVLR
- the ccsA gene encoding cytochrome c biogenesis protein CcsA gives rise to the protein MWWTRLLYDAIIVSYAVSLTLFFSDVLQPRRAFNRSAVVLLFVAFLCTTGLLFVRFRAIHAFPAYTRSDLMLFIAWIMLVTTLVLDTFFPIGLVLFFANVVGFFILLFAGYRQGSDVSRWFPNQDLLLLHIILAMVSETALAFSFAFAVMHLLQESNLRYKRWNRWFLLLPPLAKIESLCLVTTAIGFFLLFAAMAVGDVWGKLVLHEWIVWSAKTIATFVIWVMYGVFLFLRVRNSGTTRGLVIFQVICFIATVINLGAIGHILPGHQQVSP
- the hemC gene encoding hydroxymethylbilane synthase, encoding MRTIRVASRRSQLAMTQTNWVIAELQARRPDWTFEIVPITTKGDQILDVTLSKVGGKGLFVSEIEDVLTAEHADLAVHSLKDVPYELAQGLVLAGIPLRADPRDALISHDGRSLSQLPAGSIVGTSSLRRAAQLQALRPDLRIEPLRGNIDSRLRRVAEGEFAAIILAAAGLSRMGWQDKITEYLDPEDFIPAVGQGILGVECRAKDDELVQELGKWTDQNTADCAAAERTLLTELQGSCQVPIAGYARRNGAGDLTLTGFVANPQGPGSLRFEATGMEDPSALGSIVAQTLLQRGAGDYLRAASEG